One segment of Deferribacterota bacterium DNA contains the following:
- the trxB gene encoding thioredoxin-disulfide reductase: protein MEDFFNLDNLKEKYDLVIIGAGPAGLTAAIYAGRDLLNTLVLEKNFPGGQVSSTEFIENYPGFPKGITGSELGNLFCEQAVRFGVQIKYGQCKKLEVKNNYKYIYIENDRLIKAKAVIIAGGSQPKHLGVPGEEKFYGRGVSFCATCDGAFYKNKTVAVVGGGDAAIQEGTYLTRFAERVYIIHRRDALRASKGLQEKAFKNNKITFIWNSVVKEIAGENKVEQLTLYDKVKDKQSNLDVDGVFIYIGRFAETEAYKDLLELDDEGFINADESTKTNIEGIYAAGDIRVRKSNINQIVTATADGAVSAKLAENYIDDFSEITVKK from the coding sequence ATGGAAGATTTTTTTAATTTAGATAATTTAAAAGAAAAATATGATTTAGTAATAATAGGTGCAGGTCCTGCTGGTTTAACAGCAGCAATTTATGCTGGAAGAGATCTTTTAAACACTTTAGTTTTAGAAAAGAATTTCCCAGGCGGACAAGTCTCATCAACTGAATTTATTGAGAACTACCCTGGCTTTCCAAAAGGTATCACAGGAAGTGAGCTAGGCAATCTCTTCTGTGAACAAGCAGTTAGATTTGGAGTACAGATAAAATATGGTCAGTGCAAGAAATTAGAGGTTAAAAATAACTATAAATATATTTATATAGAAAATGACAGATTAATAAAAGCTAAAGCAGTTATAATAGCAGGGGGTTCACAGCCAAAACACTTAGGTGTTCCAGGGGAAGAAAAATTTTATGGCAGAGGTGTTTCCTTTTGCGCAACCTGTGATGGTGCCTTTTACAAAAATAAGACTGTAGCAGTAGTTGGCGGTGGTGATGCTGCTATTCAAGAAGGAACCTATCTTACAAGGTTTGCTGAAAGAGTGTATATTATCCACAGAAGGGATGCTCTAAGAGCCTCAAAGGGATTACAAGAGAAAGCATTCAAAAATAACAAAATAACATTCATATGGAATAGCGTAGTAAAAGAAATAGCAGGTGAAAATAAGGTAGAACAACTAACCCTTTATGATAAAGTTAAAGACAAACAATCAAATTTAGATGTAGATGGAGTATTTATATATATTGGAAGATTTGCTGAGACAGAAGCTTATAAGGATTTGCTTGAATTAGATGATGAGGGCTTTATTAATGCCGATGAATCAACAAAAACCAATATTGAGGGTATATATGCTGCTGGTGATATAAGGGTGAGGAAAAGCAATATTAACCAAATAGTAACTGCTACTGCTGATGGTGCTGTTTCAGCTAAATTAGCGGAGAATTATATTGATGATTTCTCAGAGATTACAGTTAAAAAATAA